In the genome of Neodiprion fabricii isolate iyNeoFabr1 chromosome 4, iyNeoFabr1.1, whole genome shotgun sequence, the window attgtCGGTTGGGCCGGAATGTAAAGAAAATCTGAAGATCTGTGAAGAAATCTCAAGACTGTGAAATCTCTAAGTATGATCTGTGAAATCGGAACAACAGATTAAAAATCAACCAGTTGTGAGGTTCCTGAGAATTACTGAACAAATATGCACCAATCAGAcagtttcttcaattttcaaacgcacTTATTTGACAAGTTGGTGGTcctaaatattaaaaataaaaacatgttATGCAAGTACCTAAAAGTTCCTGATATctttatatttacaattcaGATTGTAGGATATAAATCTTTCTCTGTTACTTCGTTCGATGATTATCATTATATATTGCTAGGAAAATTGTCCTTGTTATAAAGCGAACAAAATAAGTGTATTATGTGTTCCCGTATTTATTGAGTTTCAATACCGTCGAACATGACtcttgaaaatgagaaatatgaAGAATTATTGTGGTACAATCTAAATAGAAAATCTAAAGAATTGTTTTGGTGCCATTAAAAGAAATATTCGTCTGATAGGTTGGCAATGCTGGGCGAAACATTGTACTTCGTGCCGGTACCCTCCACCAAAAACTTCcggtatatacataaatatctGTAACCATCCAGCCATCCGCAAGAACATTTCTACAATCTAAAACCTTTTTTATGTAAATTCGCTATGAATCCGCAGCTGTGcattataagaaaattcaattttttactacgCACATTTGTAACACAAAGTATCGTCGCAGCCTTGCACttctaattattattctaGAAAATGCAATCCTGAATGTACGTTTGTCGGGTGTAGTTAAGGGGACCTTGCGGTCTAGCGAGTGAAAGCTTGACTgcttttccaaatttttttttttcaatgaaagaaatgaacaatgttatttaaattttataggtatgttttattacttataaattttacgaaattggaaattgaaaaaaaaaaaaaaattttattgtgttAAAAATGGTGCTGAAGTCGTCCCttcgaaaaaagttgaccttGCTGCTGTTAATCGATTTGGTTCTGCGCttatctgaaataaaaaaattaaaaatgaccGTTAATTATTATGAGTATATCTATCGCTGGAactaaaatggaaaaaaaaaatgacaaaatggtgtattgtcaaaattaGAAGTCGGAAAACAGCCTGATTTTTAACAATGTTTtgcttataaaaaaattgtaaatatttaatgtaaaattttcgttttagtCCCTGCGATAGCTGCCAGTGTACTTAATAACGTActttaatttgaaatgaatcggtcgagtagttttttttaattgatcaaCATAAGACAGAAAAAAGTAGTTTCGAGATAAACgcgtttaaaatttcaaacaagtattttctcaaaaaaattagatttaaaCGTGTACTTACATTAATCTGCAATTCCAGCACCATACAATATCCCATCAGTCTTCTCATACTCTTCTCTCATATTTTCACTACAACTCAGGTAGTAGCTTCTTTTCTACGAACAATGGAACCATTTACTGAGCGGACCGACCCTTCTACTTACTTTCGCGCCGACCTTCAATGGGCTGTAAAACTTGAAATACTGTGAATATCATTACCACATTTTCACAGTATATTCTTAAGATACTATactttcgaaatattgaaaaaagaaaaatccattgtttgaaaattctagaCCGCAAGGTCCCTTTGTATGCACACGGAATGCAGCTGCGAATAATTTGCCTAATCGCCGACTGAGAACTATATGATTAATCGAGACCTGATGACATCTCAACTGATTACTGGGCTCTGACGTGCGggtttttcatttaaaaaaataaccttGTAATGGATTTATACACTCAACTTGACACCCATGAATGCCTCTTAAATCGACATTTGCATCGCAGCATTCAAACTTGTTTTTACGCAGTCGAAAGATTTCCATAACACATTTCGACCATTTCGCTCTGGGTGCTCGCAGCCTCATGGATGTCAACGACTATTCGGGCtcacaatatattttttccattcatttgCTATAATTTCTCGTCATTCAACGTGTACTATAAGACGAAGATTTATTGGCAATTTTATGGGGACAACAAATTGCGTTGGGACGTTTTATACCTCTGCTCCATTATTTCTTCCCAAATTTGTTGTAAATGCATAATTTGACAGTTGCATAAAGCTTGCAAGTTTTTCAGACATTACCATCGTTCAATTCTCTGTTTTGTCGTCGATAAATGGCttggaaaaacaattgaaaaattagcgaCATACTATTTTTGATaaccaattatttttttgccgGGGTTTGCAGATTATTAGGGGCCATTCAAGTATTAGATAACGCTAAAACAGGGGAAGGCCATTCAGCGAAACGTTATCAAATGTTACCTTATAGCAATAGGCTTTCCAGACAAGCGGTAGCTGACATGGGAAATTCTAACTGCGTGCTCAAAGCCAACACGCcttgaaaatagtaaaaaattttctttaaaaaacagTGTTAATAATGCATGAATCGCTCAGTAATAACATCTTAGCAAATCTAATGCTTATTGCAtgtatttaagaaaaaaaccaTGTATAACATATTTAATGCGCAATAAATAGTGGATTCATGTTTTACTGAACATGTTAatgtttattaataattaataaacaagAAAACGTTACTAATCGTTATCACTaagggggcgggggggggggggggggggggaatttGTAATAAATGCCTTAGCTAACACTTGAATGGCCCCTAATATACAAGGACTAATGATACTGTGCGATtgtatttttatgaataatggTAATTCAAATTCACGAGAATAAtcgtgaattttatttcgctaTAAAATTCTTGCTCGAGTAAATTATATTGCTGTACAAATGCAGAGgtgtgttcgaaaattgatgtGGTGGTAGCCAGTATATATAGCTACAGGTTAATTTACCGTTTTTACCCAATGGCACAGTCGCGAAAGCGTAATCCTGCATTCGAGATCAATAGAGTTATTTAATACGGTGGTCCgatcattttataattattgctCTTTCGGCTATGGTTCTCGAGGCGTAAAAGGCCTTGTTTAATTGTAAGTACGTTCGTCAACTTgcagtatatatttatattctggCTATAATTTAAAATCCTGGACGAATGAACGTCTTTCTACTTGAATGAGTGCAGTGTTAATCGTCGAACCACCTTCTACGCGTTATGTGACTAATGCTTCCTTCTGTCTATAATAAGTCGACGCGGCAATCGACTGTAATTAGTATGATAAATGACCGCACGAGTGCGCGAAAAACACGTATGTGCCTGAATCGTGATTTCGTACAATTCCATTCTATcgatcaattaatcaaaaatcgttttcaaaattcatcgtatcCTTTTAGTTCGTTGCTGCAGCCGCGATGATGGTGATGACGAAATTTCGTACATCACACGCTCACTTCCGTTTTAACCGACTTTATGTATTGGTTTTGATTAAGAAAGTAGTCAGGTGACGTAACGGTCACCGAATGAAATCTACATAATCTACAATGATCGTGTtgcgtgtatataatataaggtTGCCAAAGGTTTGGCGTGATGTACTTTTTCTAGCATGTGAGTCTCTGCGAGTCCTTCGAAACAAGATTTACCTACTTTTTATACACATGGAATGTAATTAGGTGATGGAACTTCGATTGTCACGCAGGAAACACCGAAAAGTAAATTCACTTGCTTTCATTATTCATTACTTTTCGGGGCAAGCATTTTTCTGTCGTTTAACTCTAATATTTATTCTACAATATTCTTGCGcgttattgaaatttgaatgcaTTTGGGAcgtttgtcacaaattttgcGTAAATTGAAACCATTTGACCGATTTCGGCGTGCGGGAGAGTCTGACTACTGCCTTAAATGTAGAAGACGACCGCCACTTGGTTTCCTTTGTATCGCATTAGGTTCTGAGTTAAAGAAGGTCTTTCGTATTCGGTTTGTTTGATTCTttcgttaattaatttattttcaatgctATGGACGAGAGGGCAAAAACATCGTGTTCTAAGTATAGTGAAAATATACCATTCGACGTGTACAGAGAATTTATGTATTCATCGCGTATTTGTTGAAGATCGTTTCGAAATGTATGCGTACAAAAGTCAGTGTGTGATACGTATAAAAAGCGATTAGatgaaggaaagaaagggaagTGAAAGAGAGGAACGTTAACTCGaagtataaattattgttttcgtAATTTGTTAAATATCACATCAGCTGGTGCGATCCTTTTCCGCGGTTCGGTTATCGCCCATAATCATGCCGACTGTCGTGCTGTTTTTCTTTACCGTAACCGGATTGGATGaggtatattttataaaacttCATACACGCGCCAGGCTGCAGTTACGCAACCGAAGAAAATTTCTTACGCAATTTTATACATCACACTTTCTATTGATATAATATTTCGttatgaaaacaaataaagtGCCAAGCAATAACGTACGcgcagattttgaaaaatttattattcctcTCGTTTATAATGTTATACATTTCCCTTTTCAGTACAAACatgtaatattttacattcaattaTCTGCATTGAATCTGTAAAGTTATACGATTATTTTACACAAGTTTTGCAACAGGTCGAATAATCATTTCACTCGTTGTATTATGTTCACGTATAATGTACGTATTATCGCTGCAGCAAGCACATTCGATTTGCAAGTAACGTACTGTTATTATAAATTTGCTACAATTACAAAACACGCGTTACGTAAGTAATTCGCTGCGCAAGCTGCACTGTAATCGTGTTAATGACAATTTATTCACTAACCGAAATAAACTGAACAGAAATTTTCTTAGAATCAATTACTGCACCGTGCTCATTAATTGCAAGTGTGCTAATTCTGATTCAAATGTTGATTTTACGAATTATTTGCGTTTTGACCTTCGTTCTTGCGAGTGACGAGATTTTTTAGTAATCAACATTCGTCAATAATACCATGTCGACACTCCTTTACCATTTAATAGCGGTCAAGAAtggcgacaaaaaaaaaagaaagaaaagtacCAAGTTCCTTCCGCTCACCGAGATCTCACGTCGAAAtaaatgatgatgataacatTGAAAATTCTCAAGTTCATCGTGTTCCAGTGCCCCGTCTAATTTTGGCATTGAAAAAAAGCCTCGAAATCCGACGAGTGCATATTAATCACAAGCTTTCAATAACATCGTTATTGCTGCTCGTTAAGCCGCAATGGCGTCGATTCCGCCCGAAGGGATTCTCTAGCAACGGCTGGCCTTCGTGATTTAGGTATCATTGTCGAGTTGTTGAAGCATGAAAAATTTGCACGTCGTTTAACTGAATATTGAACTCTTTATACTCGGCTATATTGTATAACGTTACACGTATTACGTACCTACATAGATAGGTATACATGCGCGTCGCTCAGGATACGTTAATAcaacatattttcattatattgcACACATCGCCACGCTCTTGTAGTCAATAGGCGAAAGTCTCGCGACCGGTTCACTAGCCTTCTATAGAGGAGAGACTGTCAGACACCTCATAGCCTCGGGTTCTATGGTGTAAATCGTATCCCGCGATGCTCGTGCCCGCCTTCTATTACCGTCATGGAAGAAAAGAGAGCCGACGATAGTAACATTCAGTTTAATGTTTCATCAGGACTGTAGGGCGCTTGCCTTAATTTGTTGCTGGAAATCGCTTCGCTTTCGGTATTACAAGTTGCCGGACTTAGTTGCGCCGTTTCGGATCCGTATAAGTTGTTATTATTCTACAgctttacgaaaattttccgacaCCTTCCAAAGTTCACCGGAACGAAAACGTCACCAGTACTCAAACAGACGATAAGATGAGCCAATGTTTGTCGGTCAATGCTGCGCACCTCCTCAGTTCCCAGTAAAATTGTCACGGACCGATTTGTTTACGAACTGATTCTTGACTTTTGGTTCTGTCCGCAGCTggttcttgaaatttttcgattcgaaACAGCTTTGATTGCAAGTGAAAGCGTTGATAACATTATATTTGTCTATAAATTGCAACACTGTCACAGACAAAGCTACTTTCCTCGGTAAAGTCGCCATTGGAAGTTTCGCGATAACGGGACCTTCATGAGTCAGAATTTACCTGCGTCTTGTGGCGACTTGCGGGAGTCGACGGGATTTGGGACCGGatggttttaatttttactctaTAATAAACATAAGCTTGTAATATCACGGCACGTACAACGATGAACCTTACTTGGCTTTTTACCGTGCCACCACCCTTCAATTACTTTCGTCTTAAGcggttgaagaaattttttttctccaacgaTACCACCGACCGTCTTCGAATCGGTCGATTCCAAGTGAAAGTTGATCGGAGGTTGACGTAGCTTGTTTATAATCAGGCGAGACAAATATCGCGGTGAAGTGTACTTGAGCAACATCCGGTTGTTCGCTTTTGATCCGTCAATTTCGTTACTCGATagtaaaaatatgaagaaaaagtaaattataGTACGTATGAACTTCCGAGTAAGTTTCACGGCAGCTGGAGTCACACCGGGTTGTATAAGTACAATTATCCAGAATGGTGCAGAATCAGGTTCTCAATTTTAATCTGCGGTGTGAATGCCCTAGCTGTATTACCACGCGTTTTAAGTCTGCTGATGCGAGAATTACGTGGCCTAAATTGCCAGCGCAATTAAAGGATCCGGGAAAAAGGGGtcacacgtatatacgtatatatatatgtatatatacgtgtgtgcgGATGGTAAACGGAACGCGTCAGTAAGACGATGACTTTGGTATTCGTAATATCGTAAAATTGCTCCGTGCTGTTGTTGGCACGGTGCAAATAATGATTTCGAGAGTTATTTCCTCGCCTCTTGGAAACTAGgtaaatctttgaaatttgcggagcgttGCTAGGAGTCGACGCTAGTTTGTATCCGTGTACGTAGCTGCCTAGGCCTATTCATAGAGGCAAGCGAGTGAGAGCGTGAAACCCGTTGGTGGACTCGGAGGCACCATTTCCTTGGGTCAGAGAGCCGAAAGTCAGAGGGGAAGAGTGAGAGACAGATACAGTTACCTGCCTCGGGGAAACATACATACGCCGGTGTTGCGTGCGGATTGGTGGATATCAGATGACGAGAAATTCAGTGCCAATTTGGCAAGTTTGGGGCCTTAACGCGTCGAAATCGTCAGAGCCGTTGCCGTACGTGCATCGGAATTTGCTGACGGCGATGCATTTGGAAACGTGTCACAATGTCGCGGTGAGCGATAGGCGGTAAGAAAGAGAGAATCACTTTCAAAGACCGCGTTACGAGAGCAAGTTATGCGCTAGTAAGTGCCAAGGCTCGAAGCTTCTTGTGTATCACCTAGAAGACAGTGCACCGCCAACATGAGACATCCGGCTTCGCTGAAGGAGCTCGTATCCGATAGTACGATATTTTTGACCGGTGCGACCGGGTTCGTTGGCGGCGTTTTGCTGGAGCGTATCCTGACCGCCGCATCGCCGCCGAGGAGGGTCTGCCTCCTGGTGAGAAGCCGGCGTGGAACCGACCCTCGGGATCGTGTCAAggacattttttcatcgcaGGTAAGTTTTTCTCCACCCACCCATTCGCCCACGTGCATGGACGCACCTCGTAGCCGAACTCGTCGTAGGTATAGTGCGGAGGTTTCGCAAGTGCCCACAACATCTCCGGGAAGCGTAAAAGTCATGGCCACGGCCGCACGGTTCCGTCTGCCGAcgcggagagaaaaaagtcgTTGAATCAACCGAGTCGATTTAGTCGGTGGAAATATTGTTGCGTAAGAAATGTAACGTAGTTGACGTAACAAATTCTGTCAAGTCAAATCAACCGGACGAGTTACTTGAGAACTATGCGGTTGATTTGATTGAGAACTTGACAGTTTCAAACAATGTTTTGTTGCGTCGATTCAACGATCCGGTCGAAGAAGGGGATACTTGCGATCGAATGCGTGCAATTGCTTCgactaaatatttttttgtcgtcaAAGAATTGGGTATTTTGCGGAGTCAAATTTTACCCTCTCGAATCAACCCCTGCGTGTGATTTAGTAAAGAAACTGATTTCGTCAAACTAAATGATTTTTATCCTTTCCGTTCGAATTTATATACATTGTTGAATACGTGCACTGAGAGAagtttttagttccggttaccgcttagtcctcaactattttcgttttttaccacaattgaaaaatatagttctaggtagaaaatgaaaattagttatGTAGCTGTTATCAGAAaatctagtatccgttgctattctttctcattatgaTTAATgctactatattttcttgtgacTGTTGCGAAAgcttaatgcttgtgcaacaataaattgatgttaagaCCTTATTTAACTCAAAGAgcagagtaaacctcacaaactgattttgcgttagaattaccaaaaaaaaggatcgacaatagcgcaaaatggttacgcgtacctcgtttttcgtaattcaaacgatattcgaacagtttttctaacgatacctgttttagtgaatttttctagttactatgacaaatgaaatttttctcagtatgtGATTGAATGAACTAAATGAACCTTCCGTCAGGAACTTTTGACGATTGGAAGAAACAAACTAAGTTTCTCAGTCTAAAAAAATCTACGTCTTGTagataccattttttttcgtttatccgggtgaataattataattcgaaTAACTGCAAATACTTTTGTTGATTCAAATGTATCCATTAGtcgaaacaagaagaaaattatttccatgaAAATAGGCCAATGAATCTCTATCTACAATTACGAATAGGCGAATAAATTTAGCTGCGATTTTTACAACTGAATATTCAGTTCTGTCAACTCCGATTCTTTGAAACCAACAGAATATGATCAGTGCATTGACCAAACATTTGCTGGATGAAAAAGGTAGGACATTCAGATtaacaaaatgaatttcatgttGACCATACCTATAAACACAGGTCGTTCAACTTAATATTTCGTCGACTGTACATCCTCGTCCTTGTATTAAATAGTAATTTACTCAACAGACCTATTTTTCGTTTACCATTTACTTTGCCGGCCGTGATCGTCGCATTCGGTTGatcgaaacatttttttcttcctcttcttcttttttgttttgactcaacgacttttttctctccgtgtagtCGCATCTTCCTCCCAAACATTATCTTACCGGATACATATCGGGTGATCTTTGTAACCATGATCAGCAAGGCTGCACACTTTCCATGCTGAAATTATACCCCCGCTTATGCCGTAGATGTAATATCCGAGGTTGCCTTCGGACGTGACACACCTtccagaaacaaaaaacaatatatCTGTTATACCTACAGTTTTTACGCGTCCTTAGCCTTTTTCAATCCCGCTCAATGGCACTCCCGTACTCTATCTCCTAACATACGTCGTAACCTACACGTCTAGTAGACACAGACAGAAGGTGCTTTTGTACAAGGGCAGTGCAACGGCCTTCGTCCAACTGACCTACTCGAGCAAAGGCCTGACTGGCAGTTCAGGGCTAAACTGGTCCACCGCTCCGGTAGgaaaaatccattttttttactttttattctttcttccgTCAACGGTCGGCTACGATTTCGGCAATTTGCCTTCCCATTAGAGAAATGTTGATGAGATTACTGATTCGAAAATTAGCTAACCTCGCGCGACTTTCTCCACTCCTATACCGTTATTCGCTCGTTGTCGCTTCATGCACATTATGTATACGGACGTATGTACGTaccgtataataaatatactttCAAATGCGGGTTTTTGATTGGTTTGAGAGAGATGTTACGTGTTCGTTGGTATAGACGGCTTGCTGCAGTCTACATCCTTTGACAAACATCGCCAATAGCCCCTGTCCTCGTACTGTACAATTGGCGTAAATATGATTGAACAATTGAAGCATCCGGTGAAATTTTCTCCACCATTCAATTTACGTGCTTAGATTTTTATTAGAAAGCATCCAGTTCCCGTCCTTTCGCGTGTCGCGTGCATGATACCGTGGTCTGTGTACcctggtgaaaattatttctatgaTTTTCTACGAATTATTAGAGAAATTGTTAACATTTGGtagaatttttcagaaaaattgttttcacaaAGTATTGTAAACATGCGTAGCTgctaataaaaatttgtgttttttcagcaaaaaatttacaagacAATATAATTCCtaatgaaaattaacatttcTTTATGAAACACTATGCGTATTTACAACTTTGTACcaaataatacgaaatgttCCAATTTCCGCAGATATTCTGagtagtaaaaatttttacaaaactgCAGTTCCGGTTTGAGGTCATGTTGCACCCCGTTTTTTACGACCGATTCGATCTTGATCATTGTAGTTTTTTGCAACAGTGTGACAACCGCAGATCATTGTACCAAAACTGTGTCGCCACTCCAacgtctctctttctttcgaGAAAGTACACGAACCTTATTTATATTGGGTTGAATGACTCTCCCAACCACGCTAATTGTTCTTTCACCGAACTTTGATTATACTCGGTGGAATATCTACGCGATCGAGTTATGCTCAACTCAAATTAATTCATTAACTGATAAATCTTTTAGGGAAGTTGATCTAACAATCGAACGCTTACGCTTACATGTAAAGAGACAGCCATAGTCGCAAAGCGATGACGATGTGACGAAGTACTTGTAATTCTGTCACTTCAATCATGCTCTCAACCATAAAGACTCACGGCGGCACACGCTGATGCGAATATAAAAGGTCCGTTAAACGCAGCTTATCGATGCTCACGACAGAACACATAAATCAATCGTACTTGGCGAGCGGTTAGTTCCTCGAGACAAATGCGGATTACCttcttaaaattttgtaatttctttcACGGATTTACTATAGGAGTATTATGGATGCAAAAAAAGTGCTCAATCTCGTAGAGAAATGTCAATACTCAGCGTTAATGGATTACGTGACCTTTGCAACGAGCCTCGAAAAAGTATGTAAGCTGTTGCAGAtttacataataattatatgaaGGCACAGAATCAGTTCTGTCGAAAGGTaatcagataaaaaaaaaaaattgcctccAGGTGATCAATATGCATTGATGTCTCTTTCTATTACGAAAACAAGGTGCTGACTAAATAATGACGTAGCACTTCTTCACGATTACGTATAATTTTGCCTGGCAGGTGTTGCATGAGATTTTTTCTACGGTGTAAGAGTTATATTGAGGCAATTGTCAAATTCAGATAATTAGTTCTTCAGTATTCGGTACagatcattatttatttttaaaaaattttttaaatccttatttttatacttttgatTATATAGTGGAAACTCCTGGTAATGACGACCTGTCGCAGAAGTTTGCGAATCGTTATTTGCATGAGTAAACACTGATTGCTATTACGCACACGTCAATATGGTCCAATTGCAACGgttgttgaataaattaaactttATACGGAAAGTGAAACTGCCCGGTATTACAAAACTATTAAACGCGTGCGAGAATGTGTCTAATCATCGTTTCGAGTTGGATTAAAATTGCGTGTTTATTGCTTGTTTTCAACTCCGCATATCGAGAAGCCTTTATTTAAATTGTCGAGGTTATCGAGCCTTGACACAGAATGGACGGTAGTGTTACCTGCAAGTTGGGTAAAAGCGATCCTGGGATGTTCACTGAACTCACCGAATGCCCACATCCCAATATCGGTTCCTACGATAACTCGTCCCAGGCACTTGCCTTGGCAAACATCGTCAACATGCAGGATACGTCAGATTCAAGggcgaaataaattaaatacgtTTCCTTGATCGCGTCTACCGAGTTCGAACTTGTGCCTGATTGATGATTTCGgtgttatttataaattattatatattagtgaaaatttcctcacgattttttcttgaatGCAGTTGTTCTCAGATGTTCAGCCCAGCAGATTGGATTTGGTGCAAGTGATGGAAGGTGACGTGGGTGAAGAGGGACTCGGACTTTCCGAAACTGATCGAAAACTTCTGGTGTCCGAGTGCACCTTGGTTTTCCACGCGGCGGCTTTCATCTCATTTGCAGCACGCCTGGACTTGGCAATCAGAATTAATCTCGAGGGTACCAGGCAAGTCCTGAACCTGGCCAAAGAAATGGCCAACTGCAAAGTCATGGTGTACGTTTCGACTGCCTATGCCAACTGCACCGTCAGGCACGCCGTTGTGGAAGAAAAGTTATATCCGACTCCGTGCGACCCGATAAAGTTTTTGGAAATGGTAGGTAGAACATAACGAGCAACGTTAGGGAGAATTGGCTTCGGTTAGATCGATGACAGTTCTACACTTTCGCGTACTTCTAACTGTAAGTAATTACCAGGGTACTCGTGTTAAGCGGCTTGTTGAGACCCGATTTCGGTGGAGTGGAGCTTGCGTAAAGATTGCAAACATATATCGTGCCAGTAGTATTTGGATCACGTAAACATCAATGTGACATATTACGGACTCGCTAATGAATATTGGTGTTGTCACGAAATGCTAATGCGTATCTTTTGTAACGGCGGGACGGTTGTGAGATGATGTATTTAGTCACTGAAAGTAATTAAGATGAAgcatacgtttttttttttaactcgatGTTTGCTCGAGGGTTAGCAACGTCAGGATAGAGTCACAGAGGTCTCATCCTCATTGGACAGAGTGTGATCCCAGTATGTATCTGCGTCAGAAGACACTCGAAACGCAATCAAGTCCAATATCAATATCAAACAAAGGCAACGCCACTGTCGTCATCCGTGAAGATAGCAAAACAAATCATTCGCagttaatatttttccacGATTCTTGAGGGGCTCAAGAGTCCACCGATGGCTAACGATATGCAAATTTTACCCTCGATGCAGGTGAAAAATCTATCCGCTGAAGAGGTGCAGCAAAAAACCGCTGAACTGATAGGGGGTCATCCCAATACTTACACTTTCACGAAACAAATGGCTGAAGCCCTACTGGCAAAAGAACGTGGTCATTTGGCGCTGAGTATAGTGAGACCCAGCATCGTCCTGAATACTTGGAAGATACCGAAGAGAGGCTGGGTGGATAACGTGAACAACGGGGCCTGCGGATTTATAGCGGGAGTCAACAAGGGCATATTTCGCACGTAAGGATAACGATCACGATGATACAGATACGGTGCAGACTTTGAGTCGGTTggacgtttttattttttattttattttcttcactcGTTTCGTATTAAAAGTTCTAGTattatttcgatgaaaatcattACATGCCAGAGTTCCGTCACGGCCGGATGGTATCACCGATGTCATTCCCGCCGATATGGTCGTCTCTGTGATTCTGGCTTCCGCACTTCAAGCGGTCCGTGATCCAGAGACTCTGCATATTTATCACTGCACTTCCGGGACTGAGAATCCCGTGACTTGGGGAAGATACTGCAACGCGGTTGTCAAGGCAGCCCAGGATCACCCTTGCAAAAGGGTGCTCTGGTACCCCGAAGCCAAAACAAGACTGAGCGGATTCAGGAACTTCATTGTTATCTGGGTCTTCCAAATAATTCCTGCCTTATTCGTGGACACTTTTCTACTCCGCGGGCTGAAACCTACGTAAGTTATACGTATCAACCTACAACTCAATACGATCAGAGCTTTGCTGAAATACGGAGATTTTTGTTTCAGCTGAAACGGCCAGAGTTAATGGTTAATGTGATTTGTGTTTATCATTTGCAGGCTATATGAATTGCAGCGAAAGTATGCCAGAGGCTGCAAATACACGGC includes:
- the LOC124180059 gene encoding putative fatty acyl-CoA reductase CG5065 isoform X1 translates to MRHPASLKELVSDSTIFLTGATGFVGGVLLERILTAASPPRRVCLLVRSRRGTDPRDRVKDIFSSQLFSDVQPSRLDLVQVMEGDVGEEGLGLSETDRKLLVSECTLVFHAAAFISFAARLDLAIRINLEGTRQVLNLAKEMANCKVMVYVSTAYANCTVRHAVVEEKLYPTPCDPIKFLEMVKNLSAEEVQQKTAELIGGHPNTYTFTKQMAEALLAKERGHLALSIVRPSIVLNTWKIPKRGWVDNVNNGACGFIAGVNKGIFRTVPSRPDGITDVIPADMVVSVILASALQAVRDPETLHIYHCTSGTENPVTWGRYCNAVVKAAQDHPCKRVLWYPEAKTRLSGFRNFIVIWVFQIIPALFVDTFLLRGLKPTLYELQRKYARGCKYTAYFTIREWPFDTAKVSALASILPEEERREYPFDPKLINWDDYLEGCVIGMRQYFHREPQNTTERARREMHRLRIIAAVTPFLSFFLLWGITSLFVCSSWVAAFVAGCIVLFLIWV
- the LOC124180059 gene encoding putative fatty acyl-CoA reductase CG5065 isoform X2, encoding MEGDVGEEGLGLSETDRKLLVSECTLVFHAAAFISFAARLDLAIRINLEGTRQVLNLAKEMANCKVMVYVSTAYANCTVRHAVVEEKLYPTPCDPIKFLEMVKNLSAEEVQQKTAELIGGHPNTYTFTKQMAEALLAKERGHLALSIVRPSIVLNTWKIPKRGWVDNVNNGACGFIAGVNKGIFRTVPSRPDGITDVIPADMVVSVILASALQAVRDPETLHIYHCTSGTENPVTWGRYCNAVVKAAQDHPCKRVLWYPEAKTRLSGFRNFIVIWVFQIIPALFVDTFLLRGLKPTLYELQRKYARGCKYTAYFTIREWPFDTAKVSALASILPEEERREYPFDPKLINWDDYLEGCVIGMRQYFHREPQNTTERARREMHRLRIIAAVTPFLSFFLLWGITSLFVCSSWVAAFVAGCIVLFLIWV